In Ktedonobacteraceae bacterium, one genomic interval encodes:
- a CDS encoding class I SAM-dependent methyltransferase, with protein sequence MVDNKPLQIATPQARKVSIRERSVLVDDLIVVNGNKANRTSLKRQFAEGGYQVQETRHFLLFTRKEAPSLILVHFFGQEEMNADIKHYLMYELQPLGLLDRSSAYGKILSGIIGSFFPNDARAAWYAYGAKTLQRFLLFLSTARTPPVFDYYATIGVFATWYQRVCELCVGETFLDAGCESGLLPLVIAERMPFMTHVVGVDIQTGMFPTARVLAEEWHLPQVQFLQADLLSEHFETIGQFDTVTAIGVIEHFTEQEMDRVLHNLLKVAKHRLILVVPYEQEPEVIYEHKQVFTRTKLEMVGQWCVQQWGGTSRMWCEECEGGLLLVEKRP encoded by the coding sequence ATGGTCGATAATAAACCTCTTCAGATAGCGACTCCTCAAGCCAGAAAGGTTTCCATTCGGGAGCGCAGCGTTCTCGTCGATGATCTCATTGTCGTCAACGGAAATAAGGCTAATCGTACCTCGCTCAAGCGGCAATTTGCCGAGGGTGGATATCAGGTCCAGGAAACGAGGCACTTCTTGCTTTTCACACGCAAGGAGGCTCCATCACTGATCCTCGTCCATTTCTTTGGGCAAGAGGAGATGAACGCCGATATCAAACACTACCTCATGTACGAGCTCCAGCCTTTGGGTCTGCTCGATCGATCAAGTGCGTATGGGAAAATCCTCAGTGGCATTATCGGTTCATTCTTCCCCAACGATGCTCGCGCGGCCTGGTATGCTTACGGGGCAAAAACCTTGCAGCGTTTTCTGTTGTTTCTGTCAACGGCCCGCACGCCGCCTGTGTTCGATTACTACGCTACAATTGGTGTGTTTGCCACCTGGTATCAACGCGTGTGCGAATTATGTGTTGGAGAAACATTCCTCGATGCAGGTTGTGAATCTGGGCTGCTTCCACTGGTGATTGCCGAGCGCATGCCGTTTATGACCCATGTGGTGGGAGTCGATATCCAAACAGGCATGTTTCCCACGGCCAGGGTACTGGCGGAAGAGTGGCACCTTCCCCAGGTGCAGTTTCTCCAGGCTGACCTTCTCAGCGAACACTTTGAGACCATTGGCCAATTTGATACGGTTACTGCGATCGGAGTGATCGAACACTTTACCGAACAAGAAATGGATCGGGTGCTGCACAACTTGCTGAAAGTGGCTAAGCATCGTTTAATTCTCGTTGTACCTTACGAACAAGAACCAGAGGTGATTTACGAACATAAGCAGGTGTTTACTCGCACGAAATTGGAAATGGTAGGACAATGGTGTGTCCAGCAATGGGGAGGGACGAGTCGCATGTGGTGTGAAGAGTGTGAGGGAGGATTGCTGCTCGTTGAGAAACGCCCATGA
- a CDS encoding BTAD domain-containing putative transcriptional regulator, producing MHEGPKPLLRVYTFGAFELVWHATPSTAEALWESRTSARTLFKLLLCAPGRQAPKSVLAGILWPEVDEERARESLRSACKVLRKVLRTASGEELLDQRTPGEILHLAEHARLWVDADAFEELAARASRATSEDAALSLWEEASALLRGEFFAEDQSAEWAHHRLVKKRQQELWLARCRMIRHLADLYVRRGQTSLAEEMLESHLLHFPTDQDALYRLLLLLEQQGCFEQASILYERTRRTLEARGKQPTHHVRQLYEGFQQAVSSRARTLSSRMEGPSPGTALTVAKQARPALPRGGLQGSKKGRASTVSQVLSLLGTDGRPDTPLNVLRALLEPEEEETQDMSQLSRRQLLELGIAALISRLAQLDGTRISAVEREALGRALGQSIADGWKLFHTAGNVEVLAVGQLQLSLIHQAHALLRPSTRSYLYAGAYGLIGSALHLQEREEEALHAYHHAYHAATATGDPWYIAQNLISQADAYQSLGRLAESIQTLEEALGYLGQTEEEHRRTRAHLLGCWADAALTMGDYSLAQHKLDESAIYLERLSASEEFDRGSWLHLAGKYAFATGNYPTAIAYFEQALTEAEEDWLIRRILVLLPKMAAYACEGDLDACASTAEAASSALGALNASSMNRTFTMTTQEILKAFPNDTRLQSLMRDAQHHLPIQASS from the coding sequence ATGCACGAGGGACCGAAGCCACTGTTACGTGTGTATACCTTTGGCGCATTTGAGCTGGTCTGGCATGCGACTCCCTCAACAGCAGAAGCGCTTTGGGAGAGTCGCACCTCGGCACGGACGCTGTTCAAGCTCTTGCTCTGCGCACCTGGACGCCAGGCGCCCAAAAGTGTACTGGCAGGGATTCTCTGGCCCGAGGTCGATGAAGAGCGGGCGCGGGAGTCCTTACGTTCCGCCTGCAAGGTGTTGCGTAAAGTCTTGCGTACCGCCAGCGGCGAGGAACTCCTCGATCAGCGTACCCCCGGTGAGATCCTGCATCTGGCAGAGCATGCGCGTCTGTGGGTCGACGCGGATGCTTTTGAAGAACTGGCAGCGCGGGCGAGCCGGGCGACCTCAGAGGATGCAGCACTTTCTCTATGGGAAGAAGCCAGCGCCTTGTTGCGCGGCGAGTTTTTCGCCGAGGATCAAAGTGCCGAGTGGGCTCATCATAGGTTGGTCAAAAAGCGACAACAGGAGCTGTGGTTGGCGCGCTGCCGCATGATCCGGCACCTGGCAGACCTGTATGTCCGGCGCGGGCAAACGAGCCTGGCAGAAGAGATGTTAGAGTCACACCTGCTTCACTTTCCCACCGACCAGGATGCGCTGTACCGCTTGCTGCTCCTCCTGGAACAGCAGGGCTGCTTTGAACAGGCCAGCATCCTCTATGAGCGAACCAGGCGCACGCTGGAAGCCCGTGGGAAACAGCCAACTCACCATGTGCGCCAGCTCTACGAGGGCTTCCAGCAAGCGGTTTCCTCTCGCGCGCGCACGCTCTCTTCACGGATGGAGGGACCTTCACCAGGAACAGCACTCACGGTGGCAAAGCAGGCTCGCCCTGCTCTCCCAAGAGGTGGGCTGCAAGGTTCAAAAAAGGGGCGGGCGAGTACCGTCAGTCAGGTGTTATCCCTGCTGGGAACAGATGGGCGACCCGATACTCCCCTCAATGTCTTGCGCGCACTGCTAGAGCCAGAGGAGGAGGAAACACAAGACATGTCGCAGCTCTCTCGTCGCCAACTTTTAGAATTAGGGATAGCCGCGCTGATCAGCCGCCTGGCGCAACTCGACGGCACACGTATCTCAGCAGTAGAACGGGAAGCATTGGGGCGTGCATTGGGTCAGAGTATCGCCGATGGGTGGAAACTGTTTCACACCGCTGGGAACGTAGAAGTCCTTGCGGTGGGTCAACTGCAACTCTCTCTAATTCACCAAGCCCATGCTCTCCTTCGCCCGTCTACGCGATCGTACCTGTATGCGGGAGCCTACGGATTGATAGGCTCCGCGCTCCATCTCCAGGAGCGTGAAGAGGAGGCCCTCCATGCCTATCATCATGCCTACCATGCAGCAACGGCGACTGGTGATCCCTGGTATATCGCACAAAATCTCATCTCCCAAGCTGACGCGTATCAATCGCTTGGTCGTTTAGCAGAGTCCATCCAAACGCTCGAAGAAGCACTCGGGTATTTGGGACAGACGGAGGAAGAACACCGACGAACACGAGCACATCTCCTTGGCTGCTGGGCGGATGCCGCTCTCACAATGGGGGACTATTCGCTTGCTCAGCACAAGTTGGATGAATCTGCCATCTATCTTGAGCGTTTGAGTGCCAGCGAGGAGTTCGATCGTGGGAGCTGGTTACACCTTGCAGGAAAGTATGCTTTTGCAACCGGAAACTATCCGACTGCCATTGCCTATTTTGAGCAAGCCCTGACCGAGGCGGAGGAGGATTGGTTGATTCGCCGCATCCTCGTTTTGCTCCCGAAGATGGCAGCATATGCCTGTGAAGGAGATCTTGATGCCTGCGCCTCTACAGCAGAGGCAGCCTCATCTGCTCTTGGCGCCCTCAATGCGTCTTCGATGAACCGGACCTTTACGATGACTACCCAAGAGATTCTGAAGGCTTTTCCCAATGATACCCGCCTTCAGTCACTGATGAGAGATGCCCAGCATCACTTGCCTATCCAGGCAAGTTCTTAA